One window from the genome of Cucumis melo cultivar AY chromosome 10, USDA_Cmelo_AY_1.0, whole genome shotgun sequence encodes:
- the LOC103491924 gene encoding uncharacterized protein LOC103491924 isoform X5 — MFIKNILFFKFKLGCFYFIIGPWHVSHSFFFSYFVSSIWSFNIGSRRKSNCDNAISQSDDSHGNEDEELAVIVEGVTHSMPPDILLASGIVLQVENKASDEFPSSRGNDALSSSSETDHEDADSILSSSDESMSEAAIAEIEAGIYGLQIIKDADLEEVQELGSGTFCSTVMAEKTFSYVSLLAGSPRPNASLDYTFFLSNCIGHWPGLFRDAYK, encoded by the exons atgtttataaaaaatatattattttttaaattcaaattaggTTGTTTTTACTTTATAATTGGGCCTTGGCATGTTAGtcattcctttttcttctcttacTTTGTCTCTTCAATCTGGTCTTTTAATATTGGTAGCAGAAGAAAGAGCAACTGTGATAATGCTATATCACAGTCAGATGATTCTCATGGCAATGAGGACGAGGAGTTAGCTGTAATAGTTGAAGGTGTAACTCATAGTATGCCTCCTGACATACTCTTAGCTTCAGGAATTGTCCTGCAGGTTGAAAACAAGGCCAGCGATGAATTTCCATCTTCAAGAGGAAATGATGCTCTGAGTTCTAGTTCAGAAACTGACCATGAG GATGCCGACAGTATTCTTAGTTCAAGTGACGAGTCTATGAGTGAGGCAGCTATAGCTGAAATCGAAGCTGGCATCTACGGCCTACAG ATAATAAAGGATGCAGATCTTGAAGAAGTGCAAGAGTTGGGATCTGGGACATTTTGCAGTACGGTGATGGCT GAAAAAACATTTTCTTACGTATCTCTACTTGCTGGATCACCAAGACCGAATGCTTCATTGGATTATACCTTCTTCTTGTCTAATTGTATTGGCCATTGGCCTGGACTTTTTAG GGATGCATATAAATAA
- the LOC103491924 gene encoding uncharacterized protein LOC103491924 isoform X1 — protein MFIKNILFFKFKLGCFYFIIGPWHVSHSFFFSYFVSSIWSFNIGSRRKSNCDNAISQSDDSHGNEDEELAVIVEGVTHSMPPDILLASGIVLQVENKASDEFPSSRGNDALSSSSETDHEDADSILSSSDESMSEAAIAEIEAGIYGLQIIKDADLEEVQELGSGTFCSTVMAVVTYLVGLHYGHIILHFKVFILFLRQAYFLLTTPNDAICGDLPRCEKGWGIGFQTIIGSLETSQQKWLL, from the exons atgtttataaaaaatatattattttttaaattcaaattaggTTGTTTTTACTTTATAATTGGGCCTTGGCATGTTAGtcattcctttttcttctcttacTTTGTCTCTTCAATCTGGTCTTTTAATATTGGTAGCAGAAGAAAGAGCAACTGTGATAATGCTATATCACAGTCAGATGATTCTCATGGCAATGAGGACGAGGAGTTAGCTGTAATAGTTGAAGGTGTAACTCATAGTATGCCTCCTGACATACTCTTAGCTTCAGGAATTGTCCTGCAGGTTGAAAACAAGGCCAGCGATGAATTTCCATCTTCAAGAGGAAATGATGCTCTGAGTTCTAGTTCAGAAACTGACCATGAG GATGCCGACAGTATTCTTAGTTCAAGTGACGAGTCTATGAGTGAGGCAGCTATAGCTGAAATCGAAGCTGGCATCTACGGCCTACAG ATAATAAAGGATGCAGATCTTGAAGAAGTGCAAGAGTTGGGATCTGGGACATTTTGCAGTACGGTGATGGCTGTTGTTACCTACTTGGTTGGCTTACATTATGGACATATCATTTTACATTTCAAA GTATTCATTCTGTTTCTGAGACAAGCATATTTTCTTCTCACTACACCAAATGATGCCATCTGTGGTGACCTGCCTCGTTGCGAAAAAGGTTGGGGAATAGGTTTTCAGACAATTATTGGGAGCTTAGAGACTTCACAGCAAAAGTGGTTGCTTTAA
- the LOC103491924 gene encoding uncharacterized protein LOC103491924 isoform X7 produces the protein MPPDILLASGIVLQVENKASDEFPSSRGNDALSSSSETDHEDADSILSSSDESMSEAAIAEIEAGIYGLQIIKDADLEEVQELGSGTFCSTVMAVVTYLVGLHYGHIILHFKVFILFLRQAYFLLTTPNDAICGDLPRCEKGWGIGFQTIIGSLETSQQKWLL, from the exons ATGCCTCCTGACATACTCTTAGCTTCAGGAATTGTCCTGCAGGTTGAAAACAAGGCCAGCGATGAATTTCCATCTTCAAGAGGAAATGATGCTCTGAGTTCTAGTTCAGAAACTGACCATGAG GATGCCGACAGTATTCTTAGTTCAAGTGACGAGTCTATGAGTGAGGCAGCTATAGCTGAAATCGAAGCTGGCATCTACGGCCTACAG ATAATAAAGGATGCAGATCTTGAAGAAGTGCAAGAGTTGGGATCTGGGACATTTTGCAGTACGGTGATGGCTGTTGTTACCTACTTGGTTGGCTTACATTATGGACATATCATTTTACATTTCAAA GTATTCATTCTGTTTCTGAGACAAGCATATTTTCTTCTCACTACACCAAATGATGCCATCTGTGGTGACCTGCCTCGTTGCGAAAAAGGTTGGGGAATAGGTTTTCAGACAATTATTGGGAGCTTAGAGACTTCACAGCAAAAGTGGTTGCTTTAA
- the LOC103491924 gene encoding uncharacterized protein LOC103491924 isoform X6, giving the protein MDVYHLLSKPDLTEKASTRVENKASDEFPSSRGNDALSSSSETDHEDADSILSSSDESMSEAAIAEIEAGIYGLQIIKDADLEEVQELGSGTFCSTVMAVVTYLVGLHYGHIILHFKVFILFLRQAYFLLTTPNDAICGDLPRCEKGWGIGFQTIIGSLETSQQKWLL; this is encoded by the exons ATGGACGTTTACCATTTGCTGTCCAAGCCTGACCTTACAGAAAAAGCTTCAACTAGG GTTGAAAACAAGGCCAGCGATGAATTTCCATCTTCAAGAGGAAATGATGCTCTGAGTTCTAGTTCAGAAACTGACCATGAG GATGCCGACAGTATTCTTAGTTCAAGTGACGAGTCTATGAGTGAGGCAGCTATAGCTGAAATCGAAGCTGGCATCTACGGCCTACAG ATAATAAAGGATGCAGATCTTGAAGAAGTGCAAGAGTTGGGATCTGGGACATTTTGCAGTACGGTGATGGCTGTTGTTACCTACTTGGTTGGCTTACATTATGGACATATCATTTTACATTTCAAA GTATTCATTCTGTTTCTGAGACAAGCATATTTTCTTCTCACTACACCAAATGATGCCATCTGTGGTGACCTGCCTCGTTGCGAAAAAGGTTGGGGAATAGGTTTTCAGACAATTATTGGGAGCTTAGAGACTTCACAGCAAAAGTGGTTGCTTTAA
- the LOC103491924 gene encoding uncharacterized protein LOC103491924 isoform X2, protein MFIKNILFFKFKLGCFYFIIGPWHVSHSFFFSYFVSSIWSFNIGSRRKSNCDNAISQSDDSHGNEDEELAVIVEGVTHSMPPDILLASGIVLQVENKASDEFPSSRGNDALSSSSETDHEDADSILSSSDESMSEAAIAEIEAGIYGLQIIKDADLEEVQELGSGTFCSTVMAVVTYLEKTFSYVSLLAGSPRPNASLDYTFFLSNCIGHWPGLFRYSFCF, encoded by the exons atgtttataaaaaatatattattttttaaattcaaattaggTTGTTTTTACTTTATAATTGGGCCTTGGCATGTTAGtcattcctttttcttctcttacTTTGTCTCTTCAATCTGGTCTTTTAATATTGGTAGCAGAAGAAAGAGCAACTGTGATAATGCTATATCACAGTCAGATGATTCTCATGGCAATGAGGACGAGGAGTTAGCTGTAATAGTTGAAGGTGTAACTCATAGTATGCCTCCTGACATACTCTTAGCTTCAGGAATTGTCCTGCAGGTTGAAAACAAGGCCAGCGATGAATTTCCATCTTCAAGAGGAAATGATGCTCTGAGTTCTAGTTCAGAAACTGACCATGAG GATGCCGACAGTATTCTTAGTTCAAGTGACGAGTCTATGAGTGAGGCAGCTATAGCTGAAATCGAAGCTGGCATCTACGGCCTACAG ATAATAAAGGATGCAGATCTTGAAGAAGTGCAAGAGTTGGGATCTGGGACATTTTGCAGTACGGTGATGGCTGTTGTTACCTACTTG GAAAAAACATTTTCTTACGTATCTCTACTTGCTGGATCACCAAGACCGAATGCTTCATTGGATTATACCTTCTTCTTGTCTAATTGTATTGGCCATTGGCCTGGACTTTTTAG GTATTCATTCTGTTTCTGA
- the LOC103491924 gene encoding uncharacterized protein LOC103491924 isoform X3 — protein MFIKNILFFKFKLGCFYFIIGPWHVSHSFFFSYFVSSIWSFNIGSRRKSNCDNAISQSDDSHGNEDEELAVIVEGVTHSMPPDILLASGIVLQVENKASDEFPSSRGNDALSSSSETDHEDADSILSSSDESMSEAAIAEIEAGIYGLQIIKDADLEEVQELGSGTFCSTVMAVVTYLEKTFSYVSLLAGSPRPNASLDYTFFLSNCIGHWPGLFRDAYK, from the exons atgtttataaaaaatatattattttttaaattcaaattaggTTGTTTTTACTTTATAATTGGGCCTTGGCATGTTAGtcattcctttttcttctcttacTTTGTCTCTTCAATCTGGTCTTTTAATATTGGTAGCAGAAGAAAGAGCAACTGTGATAATGCTATATCACAGTCAGATGATTCTCATGGCAATGAGGACGAGGAGTTAGCTGTAATAGTTGAAGGTGTAACTCATAGTATGCCTCCTGACATACTCTTAGCTTCAGGAATTGTCCTGCAGGTTGAAAACAAGGCCAGCGATGAATTTCCATCTTCAAGAGGAAATGATGCTCTGAGTTCTAGTTCAGAAACTGACCATGAG GATGCCGACAGTATTCTTAGTTCAAGTGACGAGTCTATGAGTGAGGCAGCTATAGCTGAAATCGAAGCTGGCATCTACGGCCTACAG ATAATAAAGGATGCAGATCTTGAAGAAGTGCAAGAGTTGGGATCTGGGACATTTTGCAGTACGGTGATGGCTGTTGTTACCTACTTG GAAAAAACATTTTCTTACGTATCTCTACTTGCTGGATCACCAAGACCGAATGCTTCATTGGATTATACCTTCTTCTTGTCTAATTGTATTGGCCATTGGCCTGGACTTTTTAG GGATGCATATAAATAA
- the LOC103491924 gene encoding uncharacterized protein LOC103491924 isoform X4, whose protein sequence is MFIKNILFFKFKLGCFYFIIGPWHVSHSFFFSYFVSSIWSFNIGSRRKSNCDNAISQSDDSHGNEDEELAVIVEGVTHSMPPDILLASGIVLQVENKASDEFPSSRGNDALSSSSETDHEDADSILSSSDESMSEAAIAEIEAGIYGLQIIKDADLEEVQELGSGTFCSTVMAEKTFSYVSLLAGSPRPNASLDYTFFLSNCIGHWPGLFRYSFCF, encoded by the exons atgtttataaaaaatatattattttttaaattcaaattaggTTGTTTTTACTTTATAATTGGGCCTTGGCATGTTAGtcattcctttttcttctcttacTTTGTCTCTTCAATCTGGTCTTTTAATATTGGTAGCAGAAGAAAGAGCAACTGTGATAATGCTATATCACAGTCAGATGATTCTCATGGCAATGAGGACGAGGAGTTAGCTGTAATAGTTGAAGGTGTAACTCATAGTATGCCTCCTGACATACTCTTAGCTTCAGGAATTGTCCTGCAGGTTGAAAACAAGGCCAGCGATGAATTTCCATCTTCAAGAGGAAATGATGCTCTGAGTTCTAGTTCAGAAACTGACCATGAG GATGCCGACAGTATTCTTAGTTCAAGTGACGAGTCTATGAGTGAGGCAGCTATAGCTGAAATCGAAGCTGGCATCTACGGCCTACAG ATAATAAAGGATGCAGATCTTGAAGAAGTGCAAGAGTTGGGATCTGGGACATTTTGCAGTACGGTGATGGCT GAAAAAACATTTTCTTACGTATCTCTACTTGCTGGATCACCAAGACCGAATGCTTCATTGGATTATACCTTCTTCTTGTCTAATTGTATTGGCCATTGGCCTGGACTTTTTAG GTATTCATTCTGTTTCTGA